In Amyelois transitella isolate CPQ chromosome 3, ilAmyTran1.1, whole genome shotgun sequence, a single genomic region encodes these proteins:
- the LOC106135475 gene encoding sphingomyelin phosphodiesterase isoform X1 — MIIRISWLLQAFVSILIAVISGSPIFFQENGRYGKALIKWRPPMDNWNWTESPRHEEPFFMPANFTHKLPPSANETELIAHMAALKRNYSRLLWDSDKSSNLPLFVDKALKLLNLKQVYYEVETSVMSKVSCTACKAGAGLLQHYIKLGKSKEEIIKMIFQFCVSLNIQSTRVCEGVTRLFGSEVVYVLKRITIGPNEICSFVIGDACGDVYNPYHDWEVSFPPVPKPLVRPLNVPVDKAPTFKVLQISDTHFDPYYAEGANAECNEPLCCRASSGPVMTPGGGAGRWGDYRKCDTPKRTIDHMLKHIADTHNDIDYILWTGDLPPHDVWNQTREENLKVLQETVAQMSDMFPGVPIFPALGNHEASPVNSFPPPFISSSESSISWLYNELDAQWRRWLPAGVSHTVRRGAFYSVLVRPGFRIISLNMNYCNNKNWWLLMNSTDPATELQWLIYELQSAEFSGEKVHLIGHIPPGHSDCLKIWSRNYYAIINRYESTITAQFFGHTHYDEFEVFYDPNDLGRATSIAYVGPSVSPYYDLNLGYRIYYVDGDHDATTRQVIDHETWIMNLKEANLFGYPIWYKLYSARSAYSMQALRPLDWDKFIDEMTGRDDLFNLYYKHYWKNSPRRGTCDGECRKRLLCDARSGRSHDRRALCGQIEARIDGAAPAPQTWRAWFYNGLSVSMSMIMKLPEVAYQIPKFVMGLG; from the exons ATGATTATTAGAATATCATGGCTTCTGCAAGCATTCGTTTCCATACTTATTGCAGTGATATCAG GTAGCCCTATATTCTTTCAGGAGAACGGTAGATATGGAAAAGCTTTAATAAAATGGAGGCCACCTATGGACAATTGGAATTGGACAGAGTCTCCTCGCCACGAGGAGCCATTTTTCATGCCTGCCAACTTTACACACAAACTACCGCCTTCAGCCAACGAAACAGAACTGATAGCACATATGGCtgctttaaaaagaaattattccCGACTCCTATGGGATAGCGACAAGAGCTCCAACTTGCCACTATTCGTGGATAAAGcattaaaattactaaatttaaaacaggTCTACTATGAAGTGGAAACCTCCGTTATGTCGAAAGTGTCGTGTACGGCATGTAAGGCGGGAGCAGGCTTATTACAGCACTATATCAAGCTCGGCAAGAGCAAAgaagaaattatcaaaatgaTCTTTCAATTTTGCGTTTCGCTCAACATTCAGTCGACACGAGTGTGTGAAGGCGTAACGAGACTTTTTGGA AGTGAGGTCGTATACGTTTTAAAGCGTATAACAATTGGTCCTAACGAAATATGCAGTTTCGTAATAGGTGACGCTTGTGGCGATGTCTACAACCCATACCACGATTGGGAAGTATCGTTCCCGCCGGTACCGAAGCCTCTTGTTCGACCTCTGAACGTCCCGGTGGATAAAGCTCCGACATTCAAAGTCTTACAAATATCTGATACTCACTTTGATCCTTACTATGCAGAAG GTGCGAATGCGGAATGCAACGAGCCATTATGCTGCCGGGCTTCCAGCGGCCCTGTGATGACGCCGGGCGGAGGCGCCGGCCGTTGGGGAGATTACCGCAAGTGCGACACTCCTAAACGGACTATAGACCACATGCTCAAGCATATTGCGGACACACACAAT gatATTGATTACATATTATGGACAGGCGATCTGCCACCTCATGATGTGTGGAATCAAACGAGAGAGGAAAATCTTAAAGTTCTACAAGAGACTGTCGCTCAGATGTCCGACATGTTCCCTGGTGTCCCTATATTCCCTGCTCTTGGTAATCACGAGGCTTCCCCGGTTAACAG TTTTCCGCCGCCTTTTATCTCGTCTTCGGAGTCTAGCATCTCCTGGCTTTACAATGAGCTTGACGCGCAATGGCGAAGGTGGCTGCCGGCTGGCGTCTCGCATACGGTCCGCCGCGGGGCCTTCTACTCCGTCCTCGTGCGCCCTGGGTTTCGCATCATATCGCTCAACATGAACTACTGTAACAATAAGAACTG GTGGTTACTAATGAATAGTACTGATCCTGCGACGGAGTTGCAGTGGCTCATATACGAATTGCAATCAGCAGAATTCAGCGGTGAAAAAGTCcatctgataggccacatacCACCAGGTCATTCGGACTGCCTAAAAATATGGAGTAGGAATTACTATGCAATCATCAACCGATACGAATCGACAATTACCGCTCAGTTTTTCGGACACACTCATTACGATGAGTTTGAAGTTTTTTATGATCCGAATGATCTTG gtAGAGCTACAAGTATAGCTTACGTCGGCCCTTCAGTATCACCGTACTATGACCTGAATCTGGGGTACAGAATATATTACGTGGACGGTGACCACGATGCAACAACGAGA CAAGTAATCGACCACGAGACCTGGATCATGAACCTCAAGGAGGCCAACCTGTTCGGGTACCCGATCTGGTACAAGCTATACTCCGCACGGTCAGCATACTCCATGCAGGCGCTGCGGCCGCTCGACTGGGACAAGTTTATTGACGAGATGACCGGGCGCGATGACTTGTTCAACTTATATTACAA ACACTACTGGAAGAACAGTCCTCGGCGAGGAACCTGCGATGGGGAATGTCGGAAGCGACTGCTTTGCGACGCTCGATCCGGACGATCGCATGACCGCCGAGCGCTGTGTGGGCAAATCGAAGCCCGCATCGATGGCGCTGCGCCGGCGCCGCAAACATGGCGTGCTTGGTTCTACAACGGACTCTCTGTTTC GATGTCAATGATAATGAAATTACCCGAAGTCGCGTATCAAATACCAAAGTTTGTGATGGGACTTGGCTGA
- the LOC106135475 gene encoding sphingomyelin phosphodiesterase isoform X2, with product MIIRISWLLQAFVSILIAVISGSPIFFQENGRYGKALIKWRPPMDNWNWTESPRHEEPFFMPANFTHKLPPSANETELIAHMAALKRNYSRLLWDSDKSSNLPLFVDKALKLLNLKQVYYEVETSVMSKVSCTACKAGAGLLQHYIKLGKSKEEIIKMIFQFCVSLNIQSTRVCEGVTRLFGSEVVYVLKRITIGPNEICSFVIGDACGDVYNPYHDWEVSFPPVPKPLVRPLNVPVDKAPTFKVLQISDTHFDPYYAEGANAECNEPLCCRASSGPVMTPGGGAGRWGDYRKCDTPKRTIDHMLKHIADTHNDIDYILWTGDLPPHDVWNQTREENLKVLQETVAQMSDMFPGVPIFPALGNHEASPVNSFPPPFISSSESSISWLYNELDAQWRRWLPAGVSHTVRRGAFYSVLVRPGFRIISLNMNYCNNKNWWLLMNSTDPATELQWLIYELQSAEFSGEKVHLIGHIPPGHSDCLKIWSRNYYAIINRYESTITAQFFGHTHYDEFEVFYDPNDLGRATSIAYVGPSVSPYYDLNLGYRIYYVDGDHDATTRQVIDHETWIMNLKEANLFGYPIWYKLYSARSAYSMQALRPLDWDKFIDEMTGRDDLFNLYYKHYWKNSPRRGTCDGECRKRLLCDARSGRSHDRRALCGQIEARIDGAAPAPQTWRAWFYNGLSVSPSVQQV from the exons ATGATTATTAGAATATCATGGCTTCTGCAAGCATTCGTTTCCATACTTATTGCAGTGATATCAG GTAGCCCTATATTCTTTCAGGAGAACGGTAGATATGGAAAAGCTTTAATAAAATGGAGGCCACCTATGGACAATTGGAATTGGACAGAGTCTCCTCGCCACGAGGAGCCATTTTTCATGCCTGCCAACTTTACACACAAACTACCGCCTTCAGCCAACGAAACAGAACTGATAGCACATATGGCtgctttaaaaagaaattattccCGACTCCTATGGGATAGCGACAAGAGCTCCAACTTGCCACTATTCGTGGATAAAGcattaaaattactaaatttaaaacaggTCTACTATGAAGTGGAAACCTCCGTTATGTCGAAAGTGTCGTGTACGGCATGTAAGGCGGGAGCAGGCTTATTACAGCACTATATCAAGCTCGGCAAGAGCAAAgaagaaattatcaaaatgaTCTTTCAATTTTGCGTTTCGCTCAACATTCAGTCGACACGAGTGTGTGAAGGCGTAACGAGACTTTTTGGA AGTGAGGTCGTATACGTTTTAAAGCGTATAACAATTGGTCCTAACGAAATATGCAGTTTCGTAATAGGTGACGCTTGTGGCGATGTCTACAACCCATACCACGATTGGGAAGTATCGTTCCCGCCGGTACCGAAGCCTCTTGTTCGACCTCTGAACGTCCCGGTGGATAAAGCTCCGACATTCAAAGTCTTACAAATATCTGATACTCACTTTGATCCTTACTATGCAGAAG GTGCGAATGCGGAATGCAACGAGCCATTATGCTGCCGGGCTTCCAGCGGCCCTGTGATGACGCCGGGCGGAGGCGCCGGCCGTTGGGGAGATTACCGCAAGTGCGACACTCCTAAACGGACTATAGACCACATGCTCAAGCATATTGCGGACACACACAAT gatATTGATTACATATTATGGACAGGCGATCTGCCACCTCATGATGTGTGGAATCAAACGAGAGAGGAAAATCTTAAAGTTCTACAAGAGACTGTCGCTCAGATGTCCGACATGTTCCCTGGTGTCCCTATATTCCCTGCTCTTGGTAATCACGAGGCTTCCCCGGTTAACAG TTTTCCGCCGCCTTTTATCTCGTCTTCGGAGTCTAGCATCTCCTGGCTTTACAATGAGCTTGACGCGCAATGGCGAAGGTGGCTGCCGGCTGGCGTCTCGCATACGGTCCGCCGCGGGGCCTTCTACTCCGTCCTCGTGCGCCCTGGGTTTCGCATCATATCGCTCAACATGAACTACTGTAACAATAAGAACTG GTGGTTACTAATGAATAGTACTGATCCTGCGACGGAGTTGCAGTGGCTCATATACGAATTGCAATCAGCAGAATTCAGCGGTGAAAAAGTCcatctgataggccacatacCACCAGGTCATTCGGACTGCCTAAAAATATGGAGTAGGAATTACTATGCAATCATCAACCGATACGAATCGACAATTACCGCTCAGTTTTTCGGACACACTCATTACGATGAGTTTGAAGTTTTTTATGATCCGAATGATCTTG gtAGAGCTACAAGTATAGCTTACGTCGGCCCTTCAGTATCACCGTACTATGACCTGAATCTGGGGTACAGAATATATTACGTGGACGGTGACCACGATGCAACAACGAGA CAAGTAATCGACCACGAGACCTGGATCATGAACCTCAAGGAGGCCAACCTGTTCGGGTACCCGATCTGGTACAAGCTATACTCCGCACGGTCAGCATACTCCATGCAGGCGCTGCGGCCGCTCGACTGGGACAAGTTTATTGACGAGATGACCGGGCGCGATGACTTGTTCAACTTATATTACAA ACACTACTGGAAGAACAGTCCTCGGCGAGGAACCTGCGATGGGGAATGTCGGAAGCGACTGCTTTGCGACGCTCGATCCGGACGATCGCATGACCGCCGAGCGCTGTGTGGGCAAATCGAAGCCCGCATCGATGGCGCTGCGCCGGCGCCGCAAACATGGCGTGCTTGGTTCTACAACGGACTCTCTGTTTC CCCTAGTGTACAGCAAGTATGA